In Elusimicrobiota bacterium, the following are encoded in one genomic region:
- a CDS encoding ATP-dependent Clp protease ATP-binding subunit — MYNRFTERAQRAIRLAQEEAKRLNHDSITPEHILLGLLDLDDGVAATIISNLGVHTSRIKIEIEKTLPLGDNLLQYGELPLTPKARKVLEYAIEEAQKMAHSYVGTEHILLGLLKNQELKTTTILENFGLNYDIVKEEIANIIGDSTPPPLPQHRHKSKTPTLDEFGRDLTELAKEGKLDPVIGRESEIERLIQILSRRTKNNPVLIGDPGVGKTAIVEGFAEKIVSQEVPEILLNKRVITLDLSGVVAGTKYRGEFEQRLKNIIDEIKQSKTNIILFIDELHTVIGAGAAEGAIDASNMLKPALARGELQCIGATTFSEYKKHIEHDAALERRFQPITVNPPSVDETIKILQGLKEKYELHHKVKYSDDSIVAAVRLSDKYITDRYLPDKAIDLLDEAGSRVHLKTTSFPPEFKEIEVEIGNVVIEKDKAVNSQEFEKAAKLRDKEEMLRGNLIEEKKKWRQNMNHIKPSITEEDVASIVSKWTNIPLMKLTEKESERLLKMEDELHGRIIGQDEAVSSISHAIRRTRTGLKDPKKPIGTFIFLGPTGVGKTELAKVLAEFMFGQEDALVRFDMSEYMEKFSVSHLIGAPPGYVGYEEGGHLTDQIRRKPYSVILLDEIEKAHPDVLNIMLQIMDTGILTDNLGHKVSFKNTIILMTSNIGARLISKGKSLGFLVQEDAQKDFSSMKETIMEELKKAFNPEFLNRLDDIIVFHPLEKEHMRKILDLMLEKVSKKTKQQGFVIEVSESAKNFLLEKGFDSQYGARPLNRIISKHLEDGLAEEILSKKIPKGTKIKVNYSDEQKTFTFSSVLSEMKTQ; from the coding sequence ATGTATAATAGATTTACTGAACGGGCTCAGCGTGCAATACGGCTTGCTCAGGAAGAAGCCAAAAGATTAAATCATGATTCCATAACACCGGAGCATATTTTACTTGGGCTCTTGGATTTAGATGATGGTGTGGCAGCAACGATAATATCAAATCTTGGTGTTCATACTTCGCGGATAAAAATTGAAATTGAGAAAACTCTTCCATTAGGTGATAATTTACTTCAATACGGTGAACTGCCTCTTACTCCGAAAGCGAGAAAAGTACTTGAATATGCTATTGAAGAAGCACAGAAAATGGCACATAGTTATGTTGGTACCGAACATATTCTTTTGGGGCTTTTAAAAAATCAGGAATTAAAAACTACAACAATTTTAGAGAATTTTGGACTTAATTATGATATTGTAAAAGAAGAAATAGCTAATATAATAGGCGATTCAACACCACCGCCTTTACCTCAGCATAGACATAAATCAAAAACACCTACTCTTGATGAATTTGGCAGGGACTTAACAGAACTTGCAAAAGAAGGAAAATTGGATCCGGTAATAGGCAGGGAAAGCGAGATTGAACGGTTAATACAGATTTTATCACGCAGAACAAAAAACAATCCGGTATTAATAGGCGATCCCGGTGTAGGCAAAACAGCAATTGTTGAAGGATTTGCCGAGAAAATTGTTTCACAGGAAGTGCCTGAGATACTTTTGAATAAGAGAGTTATTACGCTGGATTTATCCGGAGTTGTGGCTGGGACAAAATACAGGGGGGAATTTGAACAGCGGTTAAAGAATATAATTGATGAAATAAAACAGTCAAAAACCAATATAATTCTTTTTATCGATGAACTTCATACTGTAATAGGGGCAGGAGCGGCCGAAGGTGCAATTGATGCTTCAAATATGCTGAAACCTGCATTAGCACGCGGTGAATTACAGTGTATAGGTGCAACAACATTTTCAGAGTATAAAAAGCACATAGAACACGATGCTGCTCTCGAAAGAAGATTTCAGCCGATAACGGTAAATCCGCCTTCAGTTGATGAGACAATAAAGATTCTTCAAGGTCTTAAAGAAAAATATGAACTGCATCATAAAGTAAAATATTCTGACGATTCTATTGTTGCAGCTGTAAGGTTATCGGATAAATACATAACTGACAGATATCTTCCGGATAAAGCTATTGACTTGCTTGATGAAGCGGGTAGCAGGGTGCATCTTAAAACAACTTCGTTTCCGCCCGAATTTAAGGAAATTGAAGTTGAAATTGGGAATGTTGTTATAGAAAAAGACAAAGCAGTAAATTCTCAGGAATTTGAAAAGGCTGCAAAACTAAGAGATAAAGAAGAGATGTTAAGAGGAAATCTGATAGAAGAAAAAAAGAAGTGGCGCCAAAATATGAACCATATTAAACCCTCAATTACTGAAGAAGATGTTGCATCCATTGTTTCTAAATGGACTAATATTCCTCTTATGAAGCTTACTGAAAAAGAATCAGAACGCTTGTTGAAAATGGAAGATGAACTTCATGGGCGTATAATTGGTCAGGATGAAGCAGTTTCTTCAATATCGCATGCTATAAGGCGCACAAGAACGGGGCTTAAAGATCCTAAAAAACCAATAGGGACTTTTATTTTTTTGGGACCGACAGGTGTGGGCAAGACAGAACTTGCAAAAGTTCTTGCAGAATTTATGTTCGGTCAGGAAGATGCACTGGTGCGGTTTGATATGTCTGAATATATGGAGAAATTTTCTGTTTCACATCTAATAGGTGCTCCTCCCGGTTATGTCGGATATGAAGAAGGAGGACATCTTACGGATCAGATTCGACGCAAGCCATACTCGGTAATTTTACTTGATGAAATAGAAAAAGCGCATCCGGACGTGCTGAATATTATGCTCCAGATAATGGATACCGGTATATTAACGGATAATCTCGGGCACAAAGTTAGTTTTAAAAATACTATAATTCTGATGACATCAAATATCGGTGCGAGACTTATTTCTAAAGGTAAGTCACTTGGATTTTTAGTGCAGGAAGATGCACAGAAAGATTTTTCTTCAATGAAAGAAACTATAATGGAAGAATTGAAAAAAGCTTTTAATCCGGAGTTTTTAAACCGTTTGGATGATATAATTGTTTTTCATCCGCTTGAAAAAGAACATATGAGGAAAATATTGGACTTAATGCTTGAAAAAGTATCTAAAAAAACTAAACAGCAGGGTTTTGTGATTGAAGTATCAGAAAGTGCAAAAAATTTCTTACTTGAAAAAGGATTTGATTCGCAATATGGCGCCAGGCCACTAAATAGAATAATTTCAAAACATCTTGAAGACGGTCTTGCAGAAGAAATCCTTTCAAAAAAAATACCAAAAGGTACTAAAATAAAAGTAAATTATTCAGATGAACAAAAAACTTTTACATTTAGTTCAGTGCTTTCAGAAATGAAAACACAATAG